A single genomic interval of Spirosoma taeanense harbors:
- a CDS encoding quinone-dependent dihydroorotate dehydrogenase translates to MYKRIILPLLFRFDAETIHHTVTSLLKFAFAIPGISAISRKLFVLSDPRLERTVFGLTFPNPVGMAAGFDKNAELVSELSDLGFGFVEIGTVTPRPQPGNPRPRLFRLKADGGLINRMGFNNKGVGPAAERLRDFKRNRGNRRVIVGGNIGKNKDTPNENALSDYLTGFQELFDAVDYFVVNVSSPNTPGLRDLQEREPLTRLLTALQTENHRRLNPKPILLKIAPDLTNGQLDDIIAIVTDTGIAGIIATNTTINRDGLATDPATVAQIGAGGVSGRPLRERATEVIRYLHQQSGGAFPIIGVGGIFSAADAQEKLLAGASLVQVYTSFIYEGPGLAIQINQALLAESVTQPGLETRSANRS, encoded by the coding sequence ATGTATAAGCGCATTATTCTTCCGCTGCTATTTCGTTTCGACGCCGAAACTATTCATCATACGGTTACCTCTTTACTCAAGTTTGCCTTTGCCATACCGGGGATATCAGCCATTAGCCGAAAACTCTTCGTTTTAAGCGATCCGCGTTTAGAGCGCACCGTTTTCGGTCTGACCTTTCCGAATCCTGTCGGCATGGCTGCAGGTTTTGATAAAAACGCCGAGTTAGTAAGCGAACTAAGTGATTTGGGATTTGGCTTCGTGGAAATCGGCACCGTTACGCCCCGTCCACAACCCGGCAACCCACGTCCCCGCCTGTTTCGGCTGAAAGCTGATGGTGGATTGATTAACCGGATGGGTTTTAATAACAAAGGCGTCGGCCCGGCCGCTGAACGGCTGCGTGATTTCAAGCGTAACAGGGGCAATCGCCGGGTTATTGTTGGCGGTAACATTGGAAAAAATAAAGATACTCCCAACGAAAATGCCCTGAGCGATTACCTGACTGGTTTCCAGGAACTGTTTGACGCAGTCGATTATTTTGTTGTTAACGTCAGCTCACCCAATACGCCCGGCTTACGGGATTTGCAGGAGCGGGAACCACTCACTCGGCTACTAACAGCTCTACAGACCGAAAACCATCGGCGATTAAATCCGAAACCAATTCTCCTCAAAATTGCGCCCGACTTAACCAACGGTCAGTTAGACGACATCATAGCCATCGTTACGGATACAGGAATTGCCGGTATCATCGCGACGAATACGACCATTAACCGCGATGGGTTAGCGACTGACCCGGCAACCGTAGCACAGATAGGTGCCGGAGGTGTTAGCGGCCGGCCCTTGCGCGAGCGCGCAACCGAAGTAATCCGGTACCTGCATCAGCAATCGGGAGGAGCCTTCCCTATCATTGGTGTTGGGGGCATCTTTTCCGCTGCTGATGCTCAGGAGAAACTTCTGGCGGGGGCGAGTCTGGTGCAGGTGTATACCAGTTTTATCTATGAAGGCCCGGGGCTCGCCATACAAATAAACCAGGCATTACTGGCCGAATCAGTTACCCAACCAGGATTAGAAACCCGGTCAGCCAACCGTTCGTGA
- a CDS encoding AMP-binding protein, producing the protein METPTTNQTHPWLRFYPKGVPYEINPDAYPSLAALMEEGFRRFTDRPAYACMGEQITFGEVDRLSQQFAAFLQNELGLKKGDNIAIQMPNTLQYPVAMFGALRAGLVVVNTNPLYTPREMQHQFKDSGAKAIVILANFASNLEKILEKTDIRHVIVTQLGDLLGFPKKQIVNAVVKYSKKLVPPYTIPKAISFNDALNRGSKHSFQPVSIQSNDLAFIQYTGGTTGVSKGAVLSHRNLIANVEGQDVWMRPANIPDGQGVIVAALPLYHVYALTTNALAALKNGSMNLLITNPRDLNAFISDLKKYPITAFTGVNTLYNGLLNHPRIGEVNFNHLKVTSAGGMALQTSVAERWAKLTGNTPCEGYGLTETSPVLSSNPVDGTVRVGTIGLPWPSTEMKIIREDGSDAPIGEAGEIVARGPQVFVGYYNRPDETAKAMLGDWFKTGDIGVMNEDGFFKIVDRKKDMILVSGFNVYPNEIEDVVTQCPGVLEVACIGIPDAKSTEVVKIFVVKKDPELTAETIKAFCRENLTAYKIPKLIEFRNELPKSNVGKILRRPLRDEEMAKVNK; encoded by the coding sequence ATGGAAACGCCAACTACAAATCAGACACACCCTTGGCTGCGTTTTTATCCAAAAGGTGTTCCATATGAAATAAATCCGGATGCTTATCCTTCACTTGCTGCATTGATGGAGGAGGGCTTCAGGCGCTTTACTGACCGCCCCGCCTACGCCTGTATGGGTGAACAGATCACCTTTGGCGAAGTAGATCGTTTATCGCAGCAGTTTGCTGCCTTTTTGCAAAATGAGCTAGGACTGAAAAAAGGCGATAATATTGCTATTCAGATGCCGAATACGCTGCAGTATCCAGTGGCAATGTTTGGGGCGCTGCGAGCAGGGTTGGTTGTGGTCAATACAAATCCGCTATATACGCCACGCGAAATGCAGCATCAGTTCAAGGACTCCGGTGCGAAGGCGATTGTTATCCTGGCCAACTTTGCCAGTAACCTTGAAAAGATCTTAGAAAAGACCGATATCCGTCACGTCATTGTTACCCAACTCGGCGATTTGCTGGGCTTTCCCAAAAAGCAGATTGTTAATGCGGTAGTAAAGTATAGCAAGAAGTTAGTGCCTCCCTATACTATTCCAAAAGCAATTTCCTTTAATGATGCGTTAAATCGAGGCAGTAAGCATTCGTTCCAGCCCGTATCCATTCAGAGTAACGATCTGGCCTTTATTCAATATACAGGCGGTACGACGGGTGTTTCGAAAGGGGCGGTACTATCTCACCGGAATCTGATTGCTAACGTAGAAGGGCAGGACGTATGGATGCGCCCGGCCAATATTCCCGATGGCCAGGGGGTGATTGTAGCAGCTTTACCTCTTTACCATGTATATGCCCTGACAACGAATGCGCTGGCCGCGCTGAAGAATGGGTCAATGAACCTGCTCATTACAAACCCGCGCGATCTGAACGCATTTATTAGCGATCTGAAAAAATATCCCATTACAGCCTTTACGGGGGTTAACACGTTATATAATGGTCTCTTGAATCATCCTCGTATTGGTGAGGTTAACTTCAATCATTTGAAAGTTACCTCGGCGGGTGGTATGGCTCTGCAAACCTCTGTAGCCGAACGTTGGGCTAAGCTTACGGGTAATACCCCCTGTGAAGGTTACGGCCTGACCGAAACCTCTCCGGTATTATCGTCAAATCCCGTTGATGGTACCGTACGGGTGGGAACAATTGGGCTTCCCTGGCCCAGTACGGAGATGAAGATCATTCGCGAAGACGGATCGGATGCTCCAATTGGTGAAGCAGGTGAAATTGTAGCGCGTGGGCCCCAGGTCTTTGTTGGCTATTATAATCGCCCCGACGAAACCGCGAAAGCTATGCTGGGCGACTGGTTCAAAACCGGCGACATTGGTGTGATGAACGAAGATGGTTTCTTCAAAATCGTGGATCGTAAAAAAGACATGATTTTGGTATCGGGCTTCAACGTTTACCCCAATGAAATTGAAGACGTAGTTACTCAGTGCCCTGGTGTTCTGGAGGTAGCCTGCATTGGTATTCCAGACGCTAAATCTACGGAAGTTGTAAAAATCTTTGTGGTCAAAAAGGACCCGGAACTGACCGCCGAAACAATAAAGGCTTTCTGCCGCGAAAATCTGACGGCTTATAAGATTCCGAAACTGATTGAATTCCGGAATGAATTACCCAAATCCAACGTAGGTAAGATTTTACGTCGGCCCCTGCGAGATGAAGAAATGGCTAAGGTTAATAAATAG
- a CDS encoding GumC family protein produces MTLMLAGAYVYLAYKQPVYKIQASLLVQDEKKGNEQGGLLKEMQAFASKQVVENEIEILRSFTLMERVVERLRLDVAYYHASTFGHREVYGNTPIELVIEKPNEELYKTLLEVSFPNTRTIKLDGQIYPLNIAVQTPYGILRFKNVRAVSDTTQPLFIWAMKRASAVNGYVRSLKAEPTSKSSTVIVLSLEDAVPAKGEAILNQLISEYNQAAVQDKNLIAANTLNFIDERLAILSGELANAESAVETYKSREGITDLSSQAQSFLQTVQQNDASLNQVNVQLAVLNDLQAYINKQSDQPGSAPATVGLNDPVLLSLVEKVNQLELQKEQLSRTTSSLNPLLQTLDSQIKSLKDNIAENIQTMRQMLLSSKQQYTAKNNQVEHVIRTIPRQERSLMNVTRQQAIKNNLYTYLLQKREETAVSYASSISDSRTIDRAQSGDVPVKPVKLMIYGMFGLLGMIIPFSVIAGRSLLSNRVSQQTDVEETTQIPIAGELMHKKQASFIVDYKQPSIISEQFRTLRASIRQLENEPRKSHVLLFTSSISGEGKSFASLNIGASLALVGLPTVILEMDLRRPTLPGVYNMDQSPGISDYLLGEASFFQILKQVPGYENYFMVPSGSSTANPAELLSSSRLSQLLNELREHFTYILIDTPPVGIVSDARLIAPLVDATYFMVRPGITPKNYLKQINSLRKEKRFPQLSIIMNAVDDDQNYQYSKAYYVQAKSKSILPRNS; encoded by the coding sequence GTGACCCTAATGTTGGCAGGGGCTTATGTGTATTTAGCTTATAAACAGCCTGTCTACAAAATTCAGGCCAGTTTATTGGTTCAGGATGAAAAAAAGGGAAATGAACAGGGGGGGCTTCTGAAAGAAATGCAGGCCTTTGCGTCTAAGCAGGTAGTTGAAAACGAAATCGAAATCCTGCGTTCATTTACGCTGATGGAGCGGGTAGTAGAACGGCTTCGACTGGATGTAGCCTATTATCACGCCAGTACATTCGGCCATCGGGAGGTTTACGGAAACACCCCCATAGAACTGGTGATTGAAAAACCGAACGAAGAACTTTACAAAACGCTCCTGGAGGTTTCGTTTCCCAACACCCGAACTATAAAGCTCGACGGACAGATATATCCGCTGAATATAGCGGTGCAGACGCCATACGGAATTCTGCGATTCAAGAATGTAAGGGCCGTCAGCGACACAACCCAGCCCCTATTTATCTGGGCAATGAAGCGCGCGAGCGCCGTGAACGGTTACGTCAGAAGTCTCAAGGCAGAACCGACTAGTAAATCTTCCACGGTAATTGTTTTGAGCCTCGAAGATGCCGTTCCGGCAAAAGGGGAAGCCATTCTAAATCAGCTTATCAGTGAATACAATCAGGCCGCTGTTCAGGATAAAAATCTTATAGCAGCCAATACGCTCAACTTTATTGATGAGCGGCTGGCCATTCTCTCCGGCGAATTAGCTAACGCCGAGAGTGCTGTTGAAACGTATAAATCCAGAGAGGGCATAACTGATCTCAGTAGTCAGGCCCAGTCATTTTTACAGACGGTTCAACAAAATGATGCCTCGCTAAACCAGGTAAATGTTCAGTTGGCAGTTCTGAATGACCTTCAGGCCTACATTAATAAGCAGTCGGATCAGCCGGGCAGCGCACCAGCTACAGTGGGGTTGAATGATCCGGTTCTCTTGAGTCTGGTTGAGAAAGTGAATCAGCTGGAATTGCAGAAAGAACAACTGTCACGAACCACTTCGTCGCTGAATCCACTTCTGCAAACGCTGGACAGCCAGATTAAGAGCCTTAAAGATAACATTGCAGAAAATATTCAGACTATGCGGCAAATGCTGCTTAGTTCCAAGCAGCAATACACGGCTAAAAACAACCAGGTAGAGCATGTAATTCGGACAATTCCCCGGCAGGAGCGTTCTTTAATGAACGTAACACGGCAACAGGCCATCAAGAACAATCTGTATACATACCTGCTGCAAAAGCGGGAAGAAACGGCTGTATCCTACGCTTCTTCTATTTCGGATAGTCGGACAATTGATCGGGCGCAGAGTGGTGACGTGCCCGTCAAGCCTGTGAAACTGATGATTTACGGAATGTTCGGCTTGCTTGGGATGATAATCCCCTTTTCGGTTATTGCCGGACGCAGTTTACTCAGTAATCGGGTCTCTCAGCAGACTGATGTCGAAGAAACCACGCAGATACCTATTGCTGGCGAACTGATGCACAAAAAGCAGGCATCGTTCATTGTTGACTATAAGCAGCCATCCATAATCTCAGAGCAATTCCGTACCCTACGGGCCAGTATTCGACAGTTAGAAAATGAGCCGAGGAAAAGCCATGTGCTGCTTTTTACTTCCAGCATTAGTGGCGAAGGGAAATCGTTTGCCTCGCTGAATATTGGCGCAAGTCTGGCGCTGGTAGGTTTGCCCACGGTGATTCTGGAAATGGACCTTCGTCGGCCTACCTTACCGGGTGTTTATAACATGGACCAGTCGCCGGGTATCAGCGACTATCTGCTGGGCGAAGCTTCGTTTTTTCAAATACTAAAACAGGTGCCCGGCTACGAAAATTACTTCATGGTGCCAAGCGGAAGCTCAACGGCTAACCCTGCCGAATTGCTGAGCAGCTCCCGGCTGTCGCAGTTACTTAATGAACTGCGCGAGCACTTCACGTATATTCTGATTGATACGCCACCTGTTGGTATCGTATCAGACGCCCGCCTGATTGCGCCATTGGTTGATGCTACCTATTTCATGGTGCGTCCGGGCATCACGCCTAAAAACTACCTGAAACAGATTAACTCACTACGTAAAGAGAAACGGTTTCCGCAGCTCAGCATCATTATGAATGCCGTAGATGATGATCAAAATTATCAATACAGCAAGGCTTACTACGTTCAGGCCAAGTCTAAATCCATACTTCCTCGCAACTCGTAA
- a CDS encoding LytR/AlgR family response regulator transcription factor: protein MKAALLAKPLSFAHVEQIAQQFDMPDLTLPFWGYRKKMPMHNIVRLEGEGNYTVFHFADGSRLMVSLTLKKMESRLSPKVFVRLHKKNIINLLYLEGVHPENSFPGRPQLSVSLVNGDRVEVSRRKASRFIKQVKGFQQEVVQQKTEAIANVLAA, encoded by the coding sequence ATGAAAGCTGCTTTGTTAGCCAAGCCGCTGAGCTTTGCTCATGTTGAGCAAATCGCCCAACAATTTGACATGCCCGATCTGACGCTCCCGTTCTGGGGGTACCGCAAGAAAATGCCGATGCACAATATCGTTCGGCTTGAGGGAGAAGGAAATTACACCGTATTTCATTTTGCTGACGGCAGCCGATTAATGGTATCGCTGACGCTCAAGAAAATGGAGAGCCGCCTGTCGCCAAAGGTGTTTGTGCGTCTGCACAAAAAAAACATTATTAATCTGCTGTATCTGGAAGGCGTACACCCCGAAAACAGCTTTCCAGGCCGTCCTCAGCTCAGCGTAAGTCTCGTTAATGGCGACCGGGTAGAGGTGTCCCGCCGTAAGGCCAGTCGGTTCATCAAGCAGGTGAAAGGTTTCCAGCAGGAGGTCGTCCAGCAAAAAACCGAAGCTATTGCGAACGTACTGGCGGCTTAG
- a CDS encoding FtsK/SpoIIIE family DNA translocase, producing the protein MAQPTTSPRQNTLRQPPQERVRQNTPRPAREGASTPRARPKRPSFDWAAALDRWLTDQRSTLTFGVLLMLLAIGLLVAFTSYLITGPADQSVVGSAFSEPLAETGSETRNWLGLAGALIAQAFVFRWFGVGALALPIIMFLAGYKLTFGHELLPLRRATTGLLFLAVWSSLFLGYIVLVTDSAETASFWCGGIGYEMNSALHSLFGWGNLAFIGFVLFMFVVYFYDVRNLKLPSFATSPSSALTSQSDDTLQTYEDGDAEPDEEDTDTLDSLPIVNESSLPVTEPEAAVTSIDTLQADTSYPETPLPDVIAKATGVTLTIKNRDAIVDELQEETGELSATPAPTFEPDPFEEDDLVALHGLYDPTLDLPQYQYPTNELLTEYQNNRKAQVSDDELTANKEKIENTLRNFGIEIDSIQASIGPTVTLYEIVPAKGVRISKIKSLEDDIALNLSALGIRIIAPMPGMGTIGIEVPNKNREMVSMRSVITSDVFTNSKFDLPVVLGKTISNEIYVADLAKMPHLLMAGATGQGKSVGLNVLLTSLIYKKHPSQLKLVLVDPKKVELTLFNKLERHFLAKLPDSEEPIITDTKKVVNTLNSLCIEMDNRYNLLKDAGCRNLKEYNAKFVKRRLNPDKGHRFLPYIVLIVDELADLMMTAGKEVEQPIARLAQLARAIGIHLVVATQRPSVNVITGLIKANFPARLSFKVTSKIDSRTILDTGGAEQLVGMGDMLLSSNSDIIRLQCPFVDTNEIEEICEFVGNQRGYEEAYALPEFVGDDGGQGDEKDVDLDNRDPMFDEAARLIVIHQQGSTSLIQRKLKLGYNRAGRLIDQLEAAKIVGAFEGSKARDVLVTDLQTLEEMLKRLKGE; encoded by the coding sequence ATGGCACAACCAACCACTTCACCCCGTCAGAATACACTTCGCCAACCGCCCCAGGAGCGCGTTCGACAGAATACCCCCCGGCCAGCCCGCGAAGGCGCGTCAACCCCTAGGGCTCGTCCCAAACGCCCTTCGTTTGACTGGGCAGCCGCACTTGACCGGTGGCTGACGGACCAGCGCTCTACGCTGACCTTTGGCGTTTTGCTGATGCTGCTGGCAATTGGGTTGTTAGTAGCGTTTACGTCTTACCTGATTACCGGTCCGGCAGACCAGAGTGTCGTTGGATCGGCCTTTTCCGAACCGCTGGCCGAAACAGGTTCTGAAACGCGCAACTGGCTTGGTTTGGCGGGTGCGCTGATTGCCCAGGCGTTTGTATTTCGGTGGTTTGGCGTGGGGGCTCTGGCCTTACCGATTATCATGTTCCTGGCTGGGTATAAGCTTACGTTTGGGCATGAGTTATTACCGCTCAGGCGAGCCACGACAGGGCTGTTATTTCTGGCAGTCTGGAGCAGCCTTTTTCTGGGCTATATAGTTCTGGTAACTGACTCCGCCGAAACGGCCAGCTTCTGGTGCGGAGGCATTGGGTACGAAATGAACAGCGCCTTACATAGCCTGTTTGGGTGGGGAAACCTGGCGTTTATTGGGTTCGTCCTGTTCATGTTCGTCGTTTATTTCTATGATGTACGTAACCTGAAACTTCCGTCCTTTGCCACCAGCCCCTCTTCTGCATTGACCAGTCAGAGCGACGATACCCTTCAAACCTACGAAGACGGCGATGCAGAACCGGATGAAGAGGACACCGATACGTTGGACAGTCTGCCGATTGTGAATGAATCAAGCCTCCCCGTTACAGAACCTGAAGCAGCCGTTACGTCTATAGATACCTTACAGGCCGATACCAGCTACCCGGAAACCCCTCTGCCGGACGTAATTGCCAAAGCCACCGGCGTTACATTAACCATTAAGAATCGGGATGCGATCGTCGATGAACTGCAGGAAGAAACAGGCGAGTTAAGCGCTACGCCCGCACCAACGTTTGAGCCTGACCCGTTTGAAGAAGACGATCTGGTAGCCCTGCATGGTTTATATGACCCTACCCTCGACCTGCCGCAGTATCAATATCCGACCAACGAGCTTCTGACCGAATATCAAAATAACCGTAAGGCGCAGGTATCTGACGATGAACTGACGGCGAACAAAGAGAAAATTGAGAATACCCTGCGCAACTTCGGTATCGAAATTGACTCTATTCAGGCGTCCATTGGGCCAACCGTAACGCTGTATGAAATCGTACCGGCCAAAGGAGTCCGTATTTCAAAAATCAAGAGTCTTGAAGACGACATTGCGCTGAATTTGTCGGCGCTCGGTATTCGGATTATCGCGCCCATGCCGGGTATGGGTACCATTGGCATCGAAGTACCGAACAAGAACCGCGAAATGGTTTCCATGCGGTCGGTTATTACCAGCGATGTATTCACCAATAGTAAGTTCGACCTGCCAGTGGTGCTAGGCAAGACCATCTCGAACGAAATTTACGTGGCCGACCTGGCAAAGATGCCGCACCTGCTCATGGCCGGAGCTACGGGGCAGGGTAAGTCCGTCGGGCTGAATGTCCTGCTGACTTCACTGATTTACAAGAAGCACCCGTCGCAGCTCAAACTGGTCCTGGTTGATCCAAAAAAGGTTGAATTAACCCTTTTTAACAAACTGGAGCGGCACTTTCTGGCTAAGCTTCCTGACTCGGAGGAGCCGATCATCACCGATACTAAGAAGGTTGTCAACACACTCAACTCGCTCTGTATTGAGATGGACAACCGCTACAATCTGCTTAAAGATGCGGGTTGTCGGAACCTGAAGGAATACAACGCGAAGTTCGTTAAACGACGGCTCAACCCCGATAAGGGGCACCGCTTCCTGCCTTACATTGTGCTGATTGTGGATGAGCTGGCCGATCTGATGATGACCGCCGGTAAAGAGGTCGAACAGCCCATTGCCCGACTGGCACAGCTGGCCCGGGCCATTGGTATTCATCTGGTTGTGGCTACGCAGCGACCATCGGTCAACGTCATTACAGGTCTGATTAAAGCCAACTTCCCGGCCCGTCTATCGTTTAAAGTAACTTCTAAAATTGACTCCCGGACGATTCTGGATACGGGTGGAGCTGAACAGTTAGTCGGTATGGGGGATATGCTGCTGTCGTCCAATTCCGACATTATTCGCCTGCAATGCCCGTTTGTGGATACCAATGAGATTGAAGAAATCTGTGAGTTTGTGGGCAATCAGCGAGGTTACGAAGAAGCCTATGCCCTTCCCGAATTTGTGGGTGACGACGGTGGACAAGGTGACGAAAAAGACGTTGATCTCGACAACCGCGACCCCATGTTCGATGAAGCGGCTCGCCTGATTGTGATTCATCAGCAGGGCAGTACGTCCCTCATTCAGCGTAAACTCAAACTCGGCTATAACCGGGCTGGCCGACTGATTGACCAGTTAGAAGCGGCCAAGATTGTGGGAGCGTTTGAAGGCAGCAAGGCCCGCGACGTACTGGTTACGGATTTGCAGACCCTGGAAGAAATGCTGAAGCGACTGAAAGGCGAATAA
- a CDS encoding sugar transferase, producing MLTSIDIESIELDIAKESHHAYKLINNPWKRPFDLLLATLVTVGVLIWMIPLVGLLIKATSPGPVFFVQWRTGRNGRPFHCYKFRTMLHDHQNITFRQAVHNDARITTVGRWLRRTNLDEMPQFLNVLIGNMSLVGPRPHAIQHDAEFWFRLPNYHKRYDVLPGITGLAQVRGARGLTDNALKMKHRLQYDLFYIRKHSLWQDIVICWQTAIKMFGGNTNGW from the coding sequence ATGTTAACTTCCATTGATATCGAATCGATTGAACTGGATATAGCGAAGGAAAGCCACCACGCTTATAAATTAATCAATAATCCGTGGAAACGACCTTTCGACCTGCTGCTTGCTACACTAGTTACGGTAGGCGTTCTCATCTGGATGATACCGCTGGTTGGCCTGTTGATCAAGGCCACATCACCGGGGCCTGTCTTCTTTGTTCAATGGAGAACGGGACGAAATGGCCGGCCTTTCCATTGCTATAAGTTCCGGACAATGCTGCATGATCATCAGAATATTACGTTTCGGCAGGCTGTGCATAACGATGCGCGAATAACGACCGTGGGACGGTGGCTCCGGAGAACCAATCTGGACGAAATGCCCCAGTTTCTGAATGTGCTGATTGGAAATATGAGCCTCGTTGGACCAAGGCCGCACGCTATTCAGCACGATGCCGAATTCTGGTTCCGCCTGCCCAATTACCATAAACGGTATGATGTTCTTCCGGGCATTACAGGGCTGGCCCAGGTTCGGGGAGCCCGCGGCCTTACGGATAATGCGCTTAAAATGAAGCATCGGTTACAGTATGATCTCTTTTACATCCGCAAGCATAGCCTTTGGCAGGATATAGTTATATGCTGGCAAACTGCTATCAAAATGTTTGGTGGTAATACAAACGGCTGGTAA
- a CDS encoding polysaccharide biosynthesis/export family protein, which produces MQKFEICNIWAAKLFRYLPLVGVASLLFAGNSSCTSSKQLAYFQKGASDKDTVAIMVPYVSTVRKGDILSIQISSLNPEASSFFNPPSVSTVGYSTPTVQANSLPQATGYLVSDAGTIQLPILGELNVVGKTNRQISEMIKGRLGGYLKEPTVNVRNLNFRVSVLGEVAHPAVYNIPNEQLTLPEALGLAGDLTIYGRRNNVLIIREEDNKRIFAHVDLTRRDAFRSPYYSLHSNDIVYVEPGKYRVTNADRTFLFLPTIVSALSAIAILINRW; this is translated from the coding sequence ATGCAAAAGTTTGAAATCTGTAATATCTGGGCAGCAAAGCTGTTCAGATACTTACCATTGGTAGGGGTAGCCTCTTTGTTATTTGCAGGTAATAGTTCATGCACTTCTTCTAAGCAATTAGCCTATTTTCAAAAAGGTGCGTCGGACAAAGACACGGTGGCAATAATGGTGCCATATGTATCAACCGTGCGGAAAGGGGATATTTTATCCATTCAGATCAGTAGTTTAAATCCCGAAGCTTCATCGTTTTTTAATCCGCCATCTGTTTCGACCGTAGGTTACTCAACACCAACGGTACAGGCAAACTCGTTACCGCAGGCTACGGGTTATCTGGTTTCTGATGCCGGTACTATACAACTACCCATACTTGGGGAACTAAACGTAGTTGGAAAGACAAACCGGCAGATCAGCGAGATGATAAAAGGCCGACTGGGGGGGTACTTGAAAGAGCCGACTGTGAATGTTCGAAATCTCAATTTTCGCGTGTCTGTTCTGGGGGAAGTGGCTCATCCAGCGGTTTATAATATCCCGAATGAACAACTCACATTGCCCGAAGCTCTGGGGCTGGCCGGTGACCTAACCATTTATGGTCGTCGTAATAATGTGCTGATTATTAGAGAGGAGGATAATAAGCGTATTTTCGCTCATGTTGACCTGACCCGACGGGATGCCTTTCGTTCACCGTATTACTCACTTCACTCTAATGATATTGTGTATGTTGAGCCGGGTAAATACCGGGTTACTAATGCGGATAGAACCTTTCTCTTCCTACCAACTATTGTGAGCGCATTGTCGGCAATAGCCATCTTAATTAATCGGTGGTAA
- the cysM gene encoding cysteine synthase CysM, which translates to MATLLDLVGNTPLVELNRLNTNPNVTLYGKLEGNNPGGSVKDRAAVSMIQGALARGELKPGMKLIEATSGNTGIALAMVARLYDLAIELVMPENSTHERVLTMEAFGAKVILTETIEAARDYADAQVQQGGYLMLNQFANPDNYLAHYRTTGPEIWRDTTGQITHFVSSMGTTGTIMGTSRYLKEQNSDIQIVGCQPTDGSSIPGIRKWPVEYLPRIFEPQRVDRVIEVSAEDATQTTRRLANVEGVFAGMSSGGAVWAALKLAQELESGVIVCIICDRGDRYLSSDLFG; encoded by the coding sequence ATGGCAACGCTGCTTGATTTAGTTGGCAATACGCCGTTGGTTGAACTGAACCGCCTGAACACAAACCCCAACGTAACCCTCTATGGTAAACTCGAAGGCAATAATCCTGGCGGTAGCGTTAAAGACCGGGCAGCCGTCAGTATGATTCAGGGTGCTTTAGCGCGGGGTGAGCTAAAGCCGGGGATGAAACTGATTGAAGCGACCAGTGGCAATACGGGTATTGCTCTGGCGATGGTTGCCCGTCTGTATGACCTGGCTATTGAACTGGTTATGCCCGAGAACTCGACGCACGAACGGGTTCTTACGATGGAAGCGTTTGGCGCAAAAGTAATTCTGACCGAAACCATCGAAGCAGCCCGGGATTATGCCGATGCCCAGGTTCAGCAGGGTGGTTATCTGATGCTCAATCAGTTTGCCAACCCCGATAATTATCTGGCGCATTACCGCACGACTGGCCCCGAAATCTGGCGGGATACGACTGGTCAAATAACCCATTTTGTTTCGTCAATGGGTACAACGGGTACCATTATGGGAACGTCCCGGTATCTGAAAGAGCAAAATTCCGACATCCAGATAGTTGGCTGCCAACCTACCGATGGTTCATCAATTCCGGGTATCCGGAAGTGGCCGGTAGAGTATCTGCCCAGGATTTTTGAGCCCCAGCGCGTTGATCGGGTTATTGAAGTTTCGGCCGAAGACGCCACTCAAACAACGCGTCGCCTGGCTAACGTTGAAGGCGTTTTTGCAGGCATGAGCAGCGGAGGGGCCGTCTGGGCCGCACTGAAACTGGCTCAGGAGTTAGAGTCCGGCGTAATCGTATGCATTATCTGCGACCGGGGCGATCGCTACTTATCCTCGGATTTGTTCGGATAA